One Chloroflexota bacterium DNA segment encodes these proteins:
- a CDS encoding penicillin-binding protein 2 encodes MHTDTPAETQFYRRAFALAALLLIVVAAAIGRLAYLQFRRPPWVRPDDVVQRIDLPAQRGNIYDCHGYLLAVDATVYDIMAITDQITDTRRVADKLAPLLQEQAEKLQGLLREKSAHVHLKRVFREEVVKSIEALGMDGLMVIPRLGRVYPHEELAASVLGFVTDDKQACYGVEAYYDRFLTGEAGLREIERDAIGSLMYKVNPARDGADLYLTLDRNMQQIVEEVLAKAVDTNKAQKGVAIVMDPKTGAILAMAVYPTYDPNTRAVTDQNVYVNSAISELYEPGSVFKIVTIVSALDAGMITPSSTYYDQGQIVVGGRVIRNANGVTYGQTTMTDLLAYSLNVGAAHVSTKLGARTFYDYVRRFGFGQLTGVDLAYELSGWVRLPGDREWHESDLGTNSFGQGLAATPLQMLCAVAAVANQGVMMRPRIVSRIVDGDRVTEVPPQTIGRVVSAEAAAQVTQMLVYAVDNVLTLAAIPGYKVAGKSGTSQVARPTGDYDPEQTIASFAGYVPADDPRLAILVVIYRPQKEHWGIRAAAPAFQEIAQRLLVLLAVPPDHVRLSRQ; translated from the coding sequence ATGCACACGGATACCCCAGCAGAAACCCAGTTCTATCGCAGGGCATTTGCCCTGGCTGCGCTGTTGTTGATCGTGGTGGCGGCTGCCATAGGAAGGCTGGCCTACCTGCAGTTCCGGCGTCCACCTTGGGTTCGTCCGGACGATGTAGTGCAACGCATTGACCTACCGGCACAACGCGGGAACATTTATGACTGTCACGGCTATCTATTAGCTGTAGATGCTACAGTTTATGACATTATGGCGATCACGGATCAGATTACGGACACACGCCGCGTCGCGGACAAGTTGGCGCCATTGCTGCAAGAACAAGCAGAAAAGTTGCAGGGCTTGCTGCGAGAGAAAAGCGCCCATGTACACCTGAAGCGCGTATTCAGAGAAGAGGTGGTGAAAAGCATTGAGGCTTTGGGCATGGATGGCTTGATGGTTATCCCAAGGCTAGGCCGCGTCTATCCCCATGAGGAGCTGGCTGCCTCGGTGCTGGGCTTTGTCACAGATGATAAGCAGGCTTGCTATGGCGTAGAAGCGTATTACGATCGCTTCCTAACCGGTGAGGCAGGTTTGCGCGAGATAGAGCGCGATGCAATAGGCAGCCTGATGTACAAAGTTAACCCTGCGCGCGATGGCGCAGATTTATATTTGACTCTCGATCGGAACATGCAACAGATCGTGGAGGAAGTTCTGGCCAAGGCTGTGGATACGAACAAAGCCCAAAAGGGCGTGGCCATTGTGATGGACCCCAAGACGGGTGCCATCTTGGCCATGGCTGTGTATCCTACCTATGATCCGAATACCCGTGCTGTGACCGACCAGAATGTCTATGTGAACAGTGCTATCAGCGAGCTTTACGAGCCGGGCTCTGTGTTCAAAATCGTTACCATTGTTTCCGCCTTGGATGCTGGGATGATTACCCCGTCGAGCACATACTATGACCAAGGACAGATTGTCGTAGGGGGCCGCGTGATCCGTAACGCGAATGGCGTAACCTATGGCCAGACGACCATGACGGACTTGCTGGCCTATTCCTTGAACGTGGGTGCAGCGCACGTCAGCACAAAACTGGGAGCGCGCACGTTCTATGACTATGTGCGCCGCTTCGGTTTCGGCCAACTGACTGGTGTTGACCTGGCCTATGAACTTTCAGGATGGGTGCGGCTACCGGGTGACAGGGAATGGCATGAGTCAGATTTGGGAACCAATTCTTTTGGGCAGGGTCTTGCTGCAACCCCACTACAGATGCTCTGCGCAGTGGCAGCAGTGGCTAACCAAGGGGTCATGATGCGGCCGCGCATAGTGTCGCGCATCGTAGATGGCGACCGGGTGACGGAAGTCCCGCCGCAAACGATAGGGCGCGTCGTCTCGGCTGAGGCAGCCGCGCAGGTAACGCAGATGCTCGTATACGCTGTGGACAATGTGTTGACCTTAGCTGCCATTCCGGGTTACAAGGTGGCCGGGAAAAGCGGTACCTCACAGGTGGCTAGGCCCACTGGGGATTATGACCCGGAGCAGACTATCGCTTCTTTTGCCGGCTATGTGCCGGCAGATGATCCAAGGCTGGCGATACTCGTTGTCATATATCGCCCCCAGAAGGAGCATTGGGGCATCAGGGCCGCAGCGCCAGCCTTCCAGGAGATAGCTCAACGGCTTCTGGTTTTGCTCGCTGTACCGCCCGATCATGTGCGGCTGAGCAGGCAGTAG
- a CDS encoding UDP-N-acetylmuramoyl-tripeptide--D-alanyl-D-alanine ligase, which translates to MARLPFTDVVIDSRAVVEGSLFVALPGEHTDGHLFVGDAFRRGARAALVHRAVDDAGTLVDVRKPLDAEVPVQLPVCFVVPNTLAGLQTLAAYWRRKHAKCRVVGITGSVGKTTTKELIAAVLRQRFCTLKSPENYNNEVGLPLSVLRLHQDVEWLVQEMAMYDLGEIALLSRIALPEVGVVTNVGPTHLERLGTIERIAQAKAELVQALPPEGLAVLNGDDARVRAMASLTSAKSVLYYGLEPHNDLWADEIQTRGLEGLWLRFHFRGQSVSAHLPLLGQHSVHSALAATAVGLSQGLIWEEILTGLQDKSAQVRLIVVPGVRGTTILDDTYNASPASTLAALNLLAEMDGRKVAVLGGMLELGSYETEGHRLVGRRAAEVASVLVTVGRLGHLIAEEAITTGMPSSAVHAVADNDEAVQVLQQILVEGDFVLVKGSRGIAMENIVSRLARGE; encoded by the coding sequence ATGGCTCGTCTGCCGTTTACCGATGTGGTCATTGATTCGCGTGCTGTCGTGGAAGGCAGCTTGTTCGTAGCCTTGCCAGGCGAGCATACCGATGGGCACTTGTTTGTCGGCGATGCTTTCCGTCGTGGAGCACGGGCAGCGCTCGTGCATCGCGCAGTAGATGATGCTGGCACTCTGGTAGATGTCAGGAAGCCGCTCGATGCTGAGGTGCCAGTCCAATTGCCAGTGTGCTTTGTGGTACCCAATACCTTGGCCGGCCTGCAAACTCTGGCTGCTTACTGGCGCAGGAAACACGCAAAATGCCGAGTGGTCGGCATCACCGGCAGCGTAGGGAAGACCACGACGAAAGAACTGATCGCTGCGGTGCTACGGCAGCGTTTCTGTACTTTGAAAAGCCCAGAGAATTACAACAATGAGGTGGGACTACCGCTGTCTGTGCTGCGCCTGCATCAAGATGTGGAGTGGCTGGTACAGGAGATGGCGATGTATGACCTAGGTGAGATCGCGCTCCTATCACGGATCGCTTTGCCAGAAGTGGGCGTGGTGACTAATGTTGGCCCTACGCACCTGGAGCGCCTGGGCACGATCGAACGCATCGCCCAGGCAAAGGCCGAGTTGGTGCAGGCTTTGCCGCCAGAGGGACTGGCGGTGCTGAATGGAGACGATGCACGCGTGCGTGCCATGGCCTCCTTGACTTCGGCGAAAAGCGTGCTCTACTATGGCCTGGAGCCGCACAATGATCTCTGGGCAGATGAAATTCAAACGCGCGGCTTGGAAGGGCTATGGCTGCGCTTTCACTTTCGAGGGCAGTCTGTGTCTGCGCACTTGCCTCTGTTGGGGCAACACAGCGTGCACAGTGCTTTGGCTGCGACTGCTGTGGGCCTGAGTCAAGGGTTGATCTGGGAGGAGATCCTCACTGGCTTACAGGACAAATCGGCGCAAGTGCGGCTGATCGTAGTCCCAGGCGTGCGCGGCACTACTATTTTGGACGATACCTACAATGCCAGCCCCGCTTCCACTTTGGCTGCGCTCAACCTCCTGGCTGAGATGGATGGGCGTAAGGTCGCAGTTCTTGGAGGGATGCTGGAGTTGGGCAGTTATGAGACAGAAGGACACCGCCTAGTTGGGCGACGAGCAGCAGAGGTAGCCTCTGTGTTGGTTACAGTTGGCCGACTGGGGCATCTGATTGCAGAGGAAGCAATCACTACAGGCATGCCCTCTTCTGCTGTGCATGCTGTTGCGGACAACGATGAGGCGGTGCAGGTTCTGCAGCAGATTCTGGTTGAAGGCGATTTTGTCCTGGTCAAGGGGTCGCGGGGGATTGCGATGGAGAATATCGTGTCCAGACTAGCGAGAGGTGAGTGA
- a CDS encoding phospho-N-acetylmuramoyl-pentapeptide-transferase: MAQALLWGSVSFLLAVLSGGPLIRLLRRYRIGKTIRIDGPARHQVKMGTPTMGGLMILVPVLLVTVLTNLIGRYSILMPLGVMIAYGLLGLYDDWRGIHDRLGVGMLARLKFPWQVVIGLLAALGLRFVLDLGGMAVPTFPKEFDIGWWYLPIATFLIVGTANAVNLTDGLDGLAGGTSAIAYIAYGVIAYLQNQIYLATFCFTMVGAILAFLWYNAYPAELFMGDVGSMAIGATLATVALMTEQWLLLAVVGVVFVAEAMSDLLQVGYFKLTHGKRLFRMAPLHHHFELLGWSEVQITQRFWLIAILAAMVGIALALW; the protein is encoded by the coding sequence ATGGCCCAGGCACTTTTGTGGGGCAGTGTGTCTTTTCTGTTGGCCGTGCTCAGCGGCGGGCCGCTCATACGTCTGCTGCGCCGCTACCGAATTGGCAAGACCATCCGCATAGACGGGCCAGCCAGGCATCAGGTCAAGATGGGGACGCCAACCATGGGCGGGTTGATGATACTCGTCCCTGTGCTCTTGGTCACCGTGCTGACCAACCTGATCGGGCGATATTCGATTTTGATGCCTTTGGGAGTGATGATTGCCTATGGCCTGCTGGGTCTATATGACGATTGGCGCGGCATCCACGACCGCTTAGGGGTGGGGATGTTGGCCCGGCTCAAGTTTCCGTGGCAAGTTGTGATTGGCTTGCTAGCGGCATTAGGACTGCGTTTTGTCCTGGATTTGGGTGGCATGGCCGTGCCCACCTTTCCCAAGGAGTTCGACATTGGCTGGTGGTATCTGCCGATTGCCACTTTCTTGATCGTTGGCACTGCAAATGCCGTCAACCTAACCGATGGCCTGGATGGCTTAGCAGGTGGTACGAGTGCCATTGCCTACATCGCCTATGGGGTTATTGCTTATTTGCAGAACCAGATCTATCTAGCTACCTTCTGCTTCACAATGGTCGGTGCCATCCTGGCTTTTCTGTGGTACAACGCTTACCCAGCGGAACTGTTCATGGGCGATGTTGGTTCGATGGCCATCGGGGCAACGCTAGCCACGGTGGCCTTGATGACCGAGCAATGGCTTTTGTTGGCGGTGGTCGGGGTCGTCTTTGTGGCAGAAGCAATGTCCGACCTATTGCAAGTGGGGTATTTCAAATTGACCCATGGCAAGAGGTTGTTCAGGATGGCTCCCTTGCATCACCATTTCGAGTTGCTAGGCTGGTCGGAGGTGCAGATTACACAGCGTTTCTGGCTGATTGCGATTCTGGCGGCGATGGTGGGCATTGCCCTGGCGTTGTGGTAA